The Procambarus clarkii isolate CNS0578487 chromosome 91, FALCON_Pclarkii_2.0, whole genome shotgun sequence region cATGAACATACATTACCTGTAATAGTTGTATGACCCCTTTACTGTATTGCAATACGACACCCTCCCCCCACATTACCTGCAATAGTATCATGACCctctcaacacctgcagtacCCATTAGTAATATAATCCCCTATTACCCTCAACAATACATTTCACCCCCATTCAGGGCTGTAATTGGGCAGGACATACTTCAGTAAATGACTCACCAATTTCTCCACCAATAAGCACGACTGCAACAACCACCAAAGTGGCCAAAGTCCATGAAGTTAAGAAGATAATCGTACTGGTCCTCTTGGGGGCATTATCTGGCATATCTTGCTGACAACGTTGAATGCAGCTCAACTTTGTTTACACTGTCGGCTGACATCTGACACAGCTGGGCGGCGGCGGCGACGGCGGCCCAGCTAGCAAACGCTTCCTGGCGctcctaacatatatatatatattcccttccCGTCATATTAATTTGAtatttacttaaataatgcttatTCTTTCTTTCATAATATTTTTTTCTGAACTGGATGGAAGAATTTTATTGTAATTGCACTATTGTTCCGGATAGATTACTTTAATAGCAAACGTAATCAGCAATCATGAATAGTAACGAATATCCCTgaaatgtttatttatttatatttttatttatatatacaggagttcttacattcttgtacagccattagcacgcatagcgttttggacataggtccttaatcctatgtccgTATAATACGACCCGCTGTatgtctgtgtcgaagctgtagtgtcttgggtcgattagaactgcctacgccgagtgctatattcttgactggaaattgtactgttgtctattcgatagattgattgataaagattaagccacccaagaggtggcacgggcatgaatagcccgtaagtggtggcccttttaagccattaccagtatcaagagctgatactggagatctgtggaggtgcgactgcaccctgcgtgacgggagatgtctcccgtggttgtctattctcatatcgcttccttatatttggtgactaccCCTCACCTTACTCTACTAGGATAGGAGGATGTgagaactgttacctgtaattagggataGAATTATAGCTggtgtagttagtgctaattagttacgccATTATGATAATGAGATactggagcgagtataaggattactcgctacagaactatcAGTCAGCTCTTTGGGTACTCGACTCACAATCAGGAATCCTGAGTTCGATTCCcgtgtgggacagaaatggttgcgcACGTTTCCTTTTACTGATGTAGTAATATGTAGTGACAATGGGCTGAAATATTTTATGAGGAAAATTTgttgataaatatatatttttttaagataACTGCACTGCAAATACACACAACTTAATTAATCTTCCATTTATTTTGGAGGTTACaattaattttgtttaaatcaaaagcATTTTGTAACACAATGATTTATTTAGTATTATACAGCACGAGAGATAATATGAACATGAGGACATAATAATATATACACGATTACTACATAAAATTATGCAGTATATTTACAGATTAGTGACGCCAGTCTAATACATCAAGGTATACTCATATGAAACAGTTTTATTGCACACATTATAAATTAAGAAGAGAAATACAGTACTGAATATATGGACTGATAATCACAATGgtatgaatgtaaacattgtgatTATCAGCTGCTATAGTCAATAGAGCCCACATGTGGGAACTCTACTCTGAAACTCTtactttacttcaagtttcagttCGTATAGTGTAGAGAGCAGCCAACCACTGGTCACCTCGGGTCACCAGACTGAGTCAGGCACGGGTTATAAAACATGTTGGACAATAGTGGAATACCTTTCAGTTTTTATTTGAACCCTTGAAAATTCGAACTCTGGTCAGAAAAATAAGAAACAAGTCACTGTAGCCACAAGCCAGGATGCTCACAATAAGGAAAGGTTTCAGAAGTACATATATAAGGGGTACTCAACTATGACTAAATCTCATTTGAAGCATCATGGTCTGGAGCTAGGGTGTTGGTCTTTTATATTTAAGGCTCAAGCTTGAATCTCTGAGTGCCCAAGtgaattaaatattattactcGTGATAATGTGGATTTGCATTTGATCATACTCGAGGTATTATAATTATATTCAATTTACCTTACACAAATGCTATAGTTATTATGTTCATGAAACAAGTCATCGTACGTCTTACTGGAAAACACAATCAAGAGgttcacattatttaacttaatGATTGTCATTATTCTCATAGGAATATCTTGACATACTTTGTAGTTGAAGCCCTCGTACTAGAGAACTATAAGCAACATTTTGTACAGCATAATTATAACAATCAATTATAGTAGCCTCGAGCGAAAGTCACCTAAATCCTAGGAGGAGCACGAGGGTGGCAAGGAGAAGGAAGGAAGTGGgcgtgggcgtgtgggcgtgacTGACGTAGAATCCCTGGCACTGGGAAGGTTGGAGAGCTCGCGTCCCATTCGTTGAGtctgacactcccacacacactctgtacctAAACAAATCACCAACAATTAATACAACGGTTATCTCAGTTGTAATTAGATAGAGATTACCACCAGTTACGAAATATTCATGTTATATTCCATCAGCCAATACGATGTTTAAAGAGAGTTGGCCTACATTTACAAGTAGCCTATCCAtcagtgatattttgtttattagaTCTTTTAACCAACAGTATTTGAACCCACTTAATGATACTTTATGCGTACCATTGTTATTTGTAAGAAAATCAGTTAGAGCCGtgcagaggattcgaacctgcaccatGCGTACTCCCAAGCACGTACATGCCTTAAACCACTGAACCACgatattttataaataatgtaACCTGGGATTCAATTGAATCCACAAGGGGTCTTGGGGCATCGAATTGACACAAAATCAAGTTTTTACACATTACCCGCAAACACTCTGGTGTAATATATGAGGTCCTTCCACTAACACTCCcttcaaatgcacaaagaaatcacattaatgtgatgtatcaataaGAAAATCAATTGACTTTCTCAGtgacatcacattaatgtgatttttgTGCAATGTTATTAATTTCAAGTTTTGGTCATCATGGCAACTGGATAACTGCCTATCGATCATAATTTTCATTATTAATAAAATTCTTTAGataatatttaaacaaataaGAAGTATAGTTAGTTGAGCCTGTCCTCAGACATAATCCATTACCATGAGGACCCCTCCCCCCCATTAAACCATCTGGAtatttatctagatatttgtgatggtttGAAAGTATATTGCGGTTCCAGTAgtagtctacatgtaaactggctTTTATCCTAAATAGAGATTATTCTCAAGCAATTCGAAATTGTATGCAATTCTATTATAAAATCGTtgtgtttaaaatataaaaagtataCGCTGAAAACGTTTTCTTTGATCAATACGgttttctgtaaacggaattcTCGAGGACACCTAAATAGTTTtcaaattccatatttcacattatcaTCAACAATGCACCACCTTAACGTAACCAAATGTAATGaacactaacctaaccaaaacttaACATAAAGTAACCTTACGCTAACCTAACCATGGATGGAGAGTAAGTAATAGTACTAATTATGTAGTCGTTCTCAATCCATCCCTCATTAACCCATTTCTtcagaggacaggttggtttaGTACTATGGAAATGTGCTTTCGTAGTATATAAGAAACTTACTATCAAAACAAACATTTTTCCGTTTATCAAATTCTTAGATAAAAGGAAATGATTAATTTTGGCTTTCATATACTGTAGAGAAAAGAGAACGGAAATTGAAAATTGAATATGCTGAAAAAGGAAAGGCCATAAAATATTGATTTATGAGAGAATTGATATTATAATACAGCCCTAAAGTTACATACATATTTATGTCATATAGCCAAAATATAAAGCAAACTAACCAAGATCGATGTACTAAAAGTATTCTCTCCTAAAAAATAAGAAGAGCCAGAGGGGTCATGATCCAGACGTGCAGGATATTTAGGGGTATCgacaaaatttaaaataaatgttaTCAAGATGAGAAACATTAGATGGAGTGGGCATGCTTGAAGCCATGCATGCAGATGGCCACTAGGGATAAGGCAGCACTTCCTCAATGTGAGGACAGCGAGCACGTGCAGTGAGTTAAACGGCAGGAGGTAAAAACTCCATTGAATAGATTTTAGTTAGAACATATGACAAGAAATATGAGGCGTCGGGAGTCATCAGACAACCCgagagttagaaaggcggggcccagcaGGTGACGCTCGGCCCTGGAAGCTGTTTAGCTGAGTACTGCTTGCTGCTTGGGAAGGGGGAACCTGAAGACTGACCTGCCCCGCGGCACGTCTGAGAACATGCCCCGCCGGGCCGTGTAGGGGTAGGGGCGTTGGACCACCTCTTTGCCCGAGCTGATGTTGTACACCATGACTTTAAAGCCCCCTACATCCTCCCTCGTCGTCACGTACCACGACACATCCAGATGCTCCAGCTCGTCGGGGTTCTCCCCAAGTAGTCGGAACCTCACATCCGGGTTCACCTGGGAAATAATCATCCGGGGTTATTGGTATCATTGTACAGTATTTGTAGAGTTCATATTTGCACAAGGGGGGGTAGGGAAAGGTGTCGTATGACACTCGTCTACAGGAACCGTACTTCATGTCTGATGTTTAGAGTACATTGTACTGAATGTATGATGTTTAGAGTACATTGTACTGAATGTATGATGTTTAGAGTACATTGTACTGCATGTCTGGTGTTTAGAGTACATTGTACTGCATGTCTGGTGTTTAGAGTACATTGCACTGCATGTCTAGTGTTTAGGGTACAATGTACTGCATGTCTGGTGTTTAGAGCGGGCGAATTACATTGTATAACATGTTTAGAGAAAACGCTGATATCTTGACTAACAAGTAGTGCAAGTTAATGTTTTTTTATGAATCAATTAAGTTTGTCGCCGATATATAGATaagattgaagattattctttccCGCTTAATTCATGCACATAAGGctgtcccacccgggattcgaacccggaattcttgattgtgagtcgagaatgaatCCGACTGTACCACCCGGACCCTCAAAAGAGTACTTATTAGTCCTGGAATACACATGTCAGGGGAAAGACTTTCCTATATTCTATGCTATAATTATAAGCCAAAAGTGTTGGTTATCACAGAGACGGCaccactcccgtgccaggtaagtccactacgggctcaccatagcccgtgctacttgccccgctcctgtgccaggtaagttacgggctcaccatagcccgtgctacttggaacctgttccgagtagctgaatctataacaacatgttGGTTATATTCACCTGGTATTGATCAAGAGCGCGACGCTCGTCTGAACACCGGAGCTCCTCCTCGCTGACGGCGGGCAGCGGGCGGCCCGCTAGGTGCAGCGGGGCGCCGCACACCACGTCCCGCCACCTCCCAGACCCCAGCCACGTGTCCAACCACGCCCGCACTCGACGCAGCGAGCAGTCACACACCACGGGGTTGTTGGTGTACCTGCAACACACTCACAATGTTGGTGTACACGCAACACACTCACAATGTTGGTGTACACGCAACACACTCACAATGTTGGTGTACACGCAACACACTCACAATGTTGGTGTACACGCAACACACTCACAATATTGGTGTACCCGCAACACACTCACAATGTTGGTGTACACGCAACACACTCACAATATTGGTGTACACTCACAATGTTGGTGTACAcgcaacacacactcacaatgtTGGTGTACACGCAACACACTCACAATGTTGGTGTACACGCAACACACTCACAATATTGGTGTACCCGCAACACACTCACAATGTTGGTGTACACGCAACACACTCACAATATTGGTGTACAcgcaacacacactcacaatgtTAGTGTACACGAAACATATTTACACAGATGATTGTGTACTTTATGATTAACGGATGGTCTATATGATGGCAACGATTAATAGCAGATCTATATGATTGACACGTTGTGGATATAATGTTGGGATCGTTGATATGTGACAAGAGATAGCAATGAGACCTTCAATGATGGAGGTCCTGTCTAAAAGATAGTATTACCTTATGGTCGTTCCATTGATGGCTCTAGGTACAAAATCTTCGTAGTAATGATTGAGGTTGTTATCAGAGAGGTCGAGGTAGGTGAGGTTCTCGTTAGACATGAAAATGTGAGCTGGGACGGAGATGAGGCTATTGTTCTGGAGGTACACCTCCCGTAAGGACTTTCCTCGTCCAAACACGGTGTTACTAAGGGCCTCCAGGTCGTTGGAAGATAAATCCAGGACCTCAAGTTTCGTCAGATTGCCAATAACGTTGGGTCGTATTTCATTGAGGAGATTATGGGAGATATTAAGTCGTTTAACCTTCTGTAAGCCAATAAGTAGGTTCTTGTGGAGGACGGGCATGAGGTTGTAACTCATGTCCACCGACTGCACGTTGTATGGGATCCACTTGTGGTATGGAAACATCTTCTTGGACACAGTGCCGAAGAGATTGTGTGAAACATTGATGTGCCGGATTGACAACAAGTCGTCAAATAGCCCATTAGTTTCATTGTCGATTTTTTTAAGGAAATTATGGGATAAATCTATACTTTGCATTGATACACAGCCTCTGAATGCCTCGTTGGGGATATGATGAAGGGCATTATGCGAGAGGTTCAGGGTGAGTAGCTGCAGAAGCCCTTCAAATGATTGTTTGCTGATGTTAGTCATACCATTGTAAGCCAGATTGAGTCTGAACACAACTGGGAGACGACCAAACGCCCCTCTCGTGAGGTTAGTGATGTTGTTGTAATCAAGATTCAGGTATTGCAAAGTCTGCATCTCACTAAACGCTTGCCATGGTGGTTCCGTTATGGAGTTGTTGTTGAGACTAAGAGAACGGAGTGAGTTAAGATTCTGGAAGGTACCCCCTCCCATAGAGTCTCCTAGATGATTGTGGTCTAAGTCTAGATAAAGGAGAGCATTCATCAGAGGCCAGGTGAGGCCAGGACGGATACTGGAGATGTTGTTGTGCTGCAGGTAGAGGTAGTTGAGTGATTGTGGGATGAGGAACACACTAGAGATGGCGTTATTGTTAACCCACAGTTCTCGCAGTGACACCAGACTTGCGAAGATGCCTCGAGAGAC contains the following coding sequences:
- the LOC123774006 gene encoding chaoptin isoform X1 gives rise to the protein MPRSVTWTLLVVSGFLCCSITADEPKFKCPTTAPYYYPCFCVRGGEEGLYLRCENTNLASISVGLANVRFPIEELRLYKCNFKKLYGDVFKSLLLHKLVLEDTMVSEVDARVFQPVADTLTGLHFLQAPLQALPKAAFDPLKKLKTLEMVGANLTRLPASVFTSLTSLETLQLNHCALKNVNQQAFQGMPKLKKVSLSHNELATIPNGVFKNKREVRALDLSHNKFTKLDLAYFQDLSQLTYCNMSHNQINNFGRNPFARNNVLGWLSLAHNRLARIDAQTFRSMRFLRRLYLNDNLINNVGRAAFSNMRRIGTIDLSRNKLKQVDTKIFDDFQYCELINLAENEITTIQKNAFVSLFLVAINISHNQITTFEKEAFVNTNNITVLDLSYNNISEIPKEAFSGTNSYMTDLRLQFNNITDLSHVTLQFSGIKILNVSYNRIETIPRRTFPELFELHTIDASHNQIHTIGRSVFAGLFSIRNMNFSYNNMDTLFGSIFGSLPTLLSLDMSHNRLSKVSRGIFASLVSLRELWVNNNAISSVFLIPQSLNYLYLQHNNISSIRPGLTWPLMNALLYLDLDHNHLGDSMGGGTFQNLNSLRSLSLNNNSITEPPWQAFSEMQTLQYLNLDYNNITNLTRGAFGRLPVVFRLNLAYNGMTNISKQSFEGLLQLLTLNLSHNALHHIPNEAFRGCVSMQSIDLSHNFLKKIDNETNGLFDDLLSIRHINVSHNLFGTVSKKMFPYHKWIPYNVQSVDMSYNLMPVLHKNLLIGLQKVKRLNISHNLLNEIRPNVIGNLTKLEVLDLSSNDLEALSNTVFGRGKSLREVYLQNNSLISVPAHIFMSNENLTYLDLSDNNLNHYYEDFVPRAINGTTIRYTNNPVVCDCSLRRVRAWLDTWLGSGRWRDVVCGAPLHLAGRPLPAVSEEELRCSDERRALDQYQVNPDVRFRLLGENPDELEHLDVSWYVTTREDVGGFKVMVYNISSGKEVVQRPYPYTARRGMFSDVPRGRYRVCVGVSDSTNGTRALQPSQCQGFYVSHAHTPTPTSFLLLATLVLLLGFR